ACCCGGTGAACCGCTTTCGCGAACCGGCGCTGCGGCTGGACCTGCGGGGCCGGTCGGGCCCGATCATGATCATGGTCGACTACCGGATCGACCATGACGACGTGGCCGAGTTCCTGCGCCTGATGCGCCTGCGCCGCAACATCCGCCGCCGCGACGGCGCCCGCAACTGGGCGCTGCTGCGCGATCTGGAACATCCCGACCAGTGGAGCGAAAGCTATCACATCGCCACATGGGAGGAATATGTCCGCCACAACCTGCGCCGCACCAAGACCGATGCCGAGGTCGCCGTGGCCCTGCGCGCCCTGCACCAGGGCGAGGCCGACCCGCTGGTCCACCGCATGATCGAGCGCCACAGCGTCGGCCCCCAGGACGACGTGCCCTTGGTAGGCAAGCTCGAGATCCCCTGACCGACGGCCGGTCCCGGTCCCCACCGCCGACGGGGGGCAGCGCCCCCCTGCGGCGCCTAGAGCCTGTCCCGCCAGCGATTGACCAGCGGATAGCGGCGGTCCAGCCAGAAGGCGCGCGTCGAGAGGCGCGGGCCGGGTGCCGCCTGATACCGCTTCCACTCGCTGGCATAGAGCAGCTTCTCGACCTGCCGCACGGTGTCGGCATCGAACCCTTGGGCCACCAGATCGGCCAGCGACAGGTCCTTCTCGACCAGACCGTCCAGGATCGCGTCCAGCACCTCGTAGGGGGGCAGCGAATCCTCGTCCTTCTGGTCGGGGCGCAGCTCGGCCGAGGGAGGCTTGCTGATGATCCGGGGCGGGATCACCTCGCCGGGGCGGCCCAGCATCCAGTCGCGGTGATTGGCATTGCGCCAGCGGCAGGTTTCGAACACCCGCGTCTTGTAGAGATCCTTGATCGGGTTGTAGCCGCCCGCCATATCGCCATAGATCGTGGCATAGCCCACCGCGACCTCGGACTTGTTGCCGGTGGTCAGCAGCATCTCGGCGAACTTGTTCGACAGGGCCATCAGCATCACGCCGCGCAGGCGGGACTGGATGTTCTCCTCGGTGATGTCGGGGGTGGTCCCCGCCATCAGATGCGCCAGCGCACCCTCGACCGCATCGCGGGCGCCGTCGATCTGAACGGTGTCCAGCCGCGCCCCGAGGCGGGTGGCGCAGTCGGCGGCATCGTCCAGGCTGCTCTGCGAGGTATATTCCGAGGGCAGCATCACGCAGCGCACGTTCTCGGGCCCGATCGCGTCGGTGGCGATGGTGGCGACCAGCGCGGAATCGATGCCCCCCGACATGCCCAGCAGCACCTTGCGGAAGCCCGACTTGCGCAGGTAGTCGCGCAGGCCCAGCACCATCGCCGCGTAATCCTGCTCCCACGCATCGGGCTGGGGCGCCAGGAAGCCGGGCTGGGCCTGCCAGCCCTCGGGGCCGCGGGTGAAGTCCACATGGACCACGGCCTCCTCGAAGGCGGGCAGCTGCACGACCTTGTGGCCGCCGGGGTTCAGCACGAAGCTGGCCCCGTCATAGAGCTGGTCGTCCTGGCCGCCGACCATGTTGACA
Above is a window of Paracoccus liaowanqingii DNA encoding:
- a CDS encoding NAD+ synthase, producing the protein MTDRFRLTIGQLNATVGDLPGNAARARAAWDQARAAGADMLALPEMFITGYQTQDLVLKPAFTAQAEAAILELGTSLTDGPALGIGGPWRDGERLYNAWWVFRDGALVARVLKHHLPYKQLFDELRLFDSGPISGPYPVGPARIGSPICEDSWYPDVSETLAETGAEILIVPNGSPYHRDKLDLRMGHMVGRVVETGLPLVYVNMVGGQDDQLYDGASFVLNPGGHKVVQLPAFEEAVVHVDFTRGPEGWQAQPGFLAPQPDAWEQDYAAMVLGLRDYLRKSGFRKVLLGMSGGIDSALVATIATDAIGPENVRCVMLPSEYTSQSSLDDAADCATRLGARLDTVQIDGARDAVEGALAHLMAGTTPDITEENIQSRLRGVMLMALSNKFAEMLLTTGNKSEVAVGYATIYGDMAGGYNPIKDLYKTRVFETCRWRNANHRDWMLGRPGEVIPPRIISKPPSAELRPDQKDEDSLPPYEVLDAILDGLVEKDLSLADLVAQGFDADTVRQVEKLLYASEWKRYQAAPGPRLSTRAFWLDRRYPLVNRWRDRL